One window from the genome of Grus americana isolate bGruAme1 chromosome 2, bGruAme1.mat, whole genome shotgun sequence encodes:
- the ZEB1 gene encoding zinc finger E-box-binding homeobox 1 isoform X3 has protein sequence MTSHKSGRDQRHVTQSSGNRKFKCTECGKAFKYKHHLKEHLRIHSGEKPYECPNCKKRFSHSGSYSSHISSKKCIGLMPVNGRARSGLKTSQCSSPSLSASPGSPARPQIRQKIENKPLQEQLPVNQIKTEPVDYEFKPIVVASGINCSAPLQNGVFSGGSPLQATSSPQGVVQAVVLPTVGLVSPISINLSDIQNVLKVAVDGNVIRQVLENNHANLASKEQETISNAPIQQAGHSLISAISLPLVDQDGTTKIIINYSLEQPSQLQVVPQNLKKENSVPTNSCKNEKLPEDLTVKSEKDKNFEGETNDSTCLLCDDCPGDLNALQELKHYETKNPPQLPQPSGTEAEKPDSPVPSETGESNLSPGQPPLKNLLSLLKAYYALNAQPSAEELSKIADSVNLPLDVVKKWFEKMQAGQISVQSSGPSSPEQVKLSSPTDNDEQTATTNTSEPQNSTSNSENAVNTTKSQTLPGGSTLNGSRSSTPSPSPLNLSSSRNSQGYTYTAEGVQEEPQIEPLDLSLPKQHGELLERSTITSVYQNSVYSVQEEPLNLTCAKKEPQKDNSITDSDPIVNVIPPSANPINIAIPTVTAQLPTIVAIADQNSVPCLRALAANKQTILIPQVAYTYSTTVTPAVQETPPKQTQANGNQDERQDTSSEGVSNVEDQNDSDSTPPKKKMRKTENGIYACDLCDKIFQKSSSLLRHKYEHTGKRPHECGICKKAFKHKHHLIEHMRLHSGEKPYQCDKCGKRFSHSGSYSQHMNHRYSYCKREAEERDSTEQEETGQEVLSNEHAGARASPSQIDSDERESLTREEEEDSEKEEEEEEEKEIEGLQEEKECRKLQEVEDEEEEEERKTEGNKDDEAVNQASNAEPEVIQSNGQVSEEKNK, from the exons GAGAGAAGCCATATGAGTGCCCAAACTGCAAGAAACGTTTTTCCCATTCTGGTTCATACAGTTCACACATAAGCAGTAAGAAGTGTATTGGTTTGATGCCCGTGAATGGTCGAGCTCGGTCAGGGCTCAAGACGTCTCAGtgctcctccccttccctttctgcatCACCAGGTAGCCCAGCAAGACCACAGATACGACAAAAGATAGAAAATAAACCCTTGCAAGAGCAACTTCCTGTTAACCAAATTAAAACTGAACCTGTGGATTATGAATTCAAGCCCATAGTGGTTGCTTCAGGAATTAATTGTTCGGCCCCTTTGCAGAATGGGGTTTTTAGTGGTGGTAGCCCATTGCAGGCAACCAGTTCTCCTCAGGGTGTGGTGCAAGCTGTTGTTCTACCAACAGTAGGTCTGGTGTCTCCCATAAGCATCAACTTAAGTGACATTCAAAATGTACTTAAAGTGGCAGTGGATGGTAATGTAATAAGGCAAGTATTGGAAAACAATCATGCTAATCTTGCGTCCAAAGAACAAGAAACAATCAGCAATGCACCTATACAACAAGCTGGCCATTCCCTCATTTCAGCTATCAGTCTTCCTTTGGTTGACCAAGATGGGACAACCAAAATTATCATCAACTACAGCTTGGAGCAGCCAAGTCAACTTCAGGTTGTTCCACaaaatctaaaaaaagaaaactctgttCCTACAAATagttgcaaaaatgaaaaattaccaGAAGATCTTACAGTGAAGTCTGAGAAAGATAAGAACTTTGAAGGAGAGACCAATGATAGCACTTGTCTTCTTTGTGATGACTGTCCAGGAGATCTTAATGCACTTCAAGAATTAAAGCactatgaaacaaaaaatcctCCTCAGCTTCCTCAGCCCAGTGGAACAGAAGCTGAGAAGCCTGACTCCCCTGTCCCATCAGAAACTGGGGAGAGCAACTTATCTCCTGGTCAGCCACCTTTAAAGAACCTTCTATCGCTCCTAAAAGCGTATTATGCATTAAATGCACAACCAAGCGCAGAAGAGCTTTCAAAAATAGCAGATTCAGTAAACCTACCACTGGATGTGGTAAAAAAGTGGTTTGAAAAAATGCAAGCTGGACAAATTTCTGTGCAGTCTTCTGGACCATCTTCTCCTGAACAAGTTAAATTAAGCAGTCCCACAGATAATGATGAACAAACAGCAACTACAAACACAAGCGAACCCCAGAACAGCACAAGTAACTCAGAAAATGCTGTCAATACAACAAAATCTCAGACTTTACCAGGGGGATCAACTCTGAATGGTTCACGCAGTAGCACGCCATCCCCATCGCCACTAAACCTTTCTTCATCAAGAAATTCACAGGGTTATACGTACACAGCAGAGGGTGTACAAGAAGAGCCACAAATTGAACCTCTTGACCTTTCGCTACCAAAGCAACATGGAGAACTATTGGAAAGATCTACCATAACTAGTGTTTACCAGAACAGTGTTTATTCTGTGCAAGAAGAACCTTTGAACTTAACTTGTGCAAAAAAAGAACCACAAAAGGACAACAGTATTACAGACTCTGATCCTATTGTAAATGTAATCCCACCAAGTGCCAATCCCATAAATATCGCTATACCTACAGTCACTGCCCAGTTACCTACAATTGTTGCCATTGCTGACCAGAACAGTGTTCCATGCTTGAGAGCTCTCGCTGCCAATAAGCAAACCATTTTGATTCCACAGGTGGCTTATACATACTCTACTACAGTTACTCCTGCAGTTCAAGAAACACCACCAAAACAGACCCAAGCCAATGGAAATCAG GATGAAAGGCAAGACACTAGCTCAGAAGGAGTATCGAATGTAGAAGATCAAAATGATTCTGATTCAACACctccaaagaaaaagatgagaaagacagaaaacgGGATATATGCATGTGATTTATGTGACAAAATATTCCAGAAGAGCAGCTCATTATTGAGACATAAGTATGAACACACAG GTAAAAGACCTCATGAGTGTGGAATCtgtaaaaaagcatttaaacacAAACACCATTTGATCGAACACATGCGACTGCATTCTGGGGAAAAACCCTACCAATGTGACAAATGTGGAAAGCGATTTTCACACTCGGGGTCTTACTCTCAACACATGAATCATCGCTACTCCTATTGCAAAAGAGAGGCAGAAGAGCGTGACAGCACGGAACAGGAGGAGACGGGCCAGGAGGTCCTCAGTAACGAGCATGCTGGTGCCAGGGCATCTCCATCGCAGATCGACTCGGATGAAAGAGAGAGTCTAAccagggaagaagaggaagacagtgaaaaagaagaggaggaggaggaagaaaaagagatagaaggacttcaggaagaaaaagaatgtagGAAACTACAAGAAGTAgaggatgaagaagaagaagaagaaaggaaaactgaaggtAACAAGGATGATGAAGCTGTAAATCAAGCAAGCAATGCAGAACCAGAAGTTATACAGAGTAATGGGCAGgtgtctgaagaaaaaaacaaataa